The following are encoded in a window of Geobacter metallireducens GS-15 genomic DNA:
- the purN gene encoding phosphoribosylglycinamide formyltransferase, which yields MTDLLTIGVLVSGNGSNLQAIIDRIEDGSLPARIACVISNKADAYALDRAKCHGITVHVLDHRIHAGRESYDAALVELLRSHGVRLVVLAGFMRIVTPVLIGAFPHAIMNIHPALLPAFPGLHAQRQALQYGVKVSGCTVHFVDEGTDTGPIIIQAVVPVLDDDTEDTLSARIQKEEHHIYPEAVNLFAQGRLTVDDRKVIIAPAS from the coding sequence ATGACTGATCTTCTTACTATCGGCGTTCTTGTCTCAGGAAACGGCTCTAACCTCCAGGCCATCATTGACCGGATCGAGGACGGTAGCCTCCCAGCCCGAATTGCCTGCGTCATCAGCAACAAGGCCGATGCCTATGCTTTGGACCGGGCGAAGTGCCACGGTATCACCGTCCACGTCCTCGACCACAGGATCCATGCGGGCCGTGAATCGTACGACGCAGCCCTGGTTGAACTGCTTCGCTCCCACGGGGTGCGCCTCGTGGTGCTGGCCGGCTTCATGCGGATCGTTACCCCGGTCCTTATTGGAGCATTTCCCCATGCAATCATGAACATCCATCCGGCGTTACTTCCGGCATTCCCTGGCCTTCACGCCCAACGTCAGGCTTTGCAGTACGGTGTCAAAGTCTCTGGGTGCACGGTGCATTTCGTTGATGAAGGAACCGACACTGGACCGATTATTATTCAAGCCGTCGTACCGGTTCTCGACGATGACACCGAGGATACGCTATCGGCCCGCATCCAGAAGGAAGAGCACCACATCTACCCTGAAGCGGTCAATCTCTTTGCCCAGGGCCGCCTCACCGTCGACGACCGGAAGGTTATCATCGCGCCGGCATCCTGA
- a CDS encoding cytochrome c7: MKRTVPLLIVLMVNVPVVKAADTMIFPAKNGNITFNHKHHTDLLKECKNCHDKTPGRIANFGKDYAHKTCKGCHEVRGTGPTRCGLCHRK, encoded by the coding sequence ATGAAAAGGACCGTACCCCTGCTGATTGTTTTGATGGTTAACGTACCCGTCGTCAAGGCTGCGGATACCATGATATTCCCGGCAAAAAACGGAAATATTACCTTTAATCACAAACACCACACGGATCTCCTCAAGGAATGCAAGAACTGTCACGACAAAACCCCTGGAAGAATTGCCAATTTCGGCAAAGACTACGCTCATAAGACCTGCAAGGGATGCCACGAGGTGAGGGGAACTGGGCCAACGCGCTGCGGCCTCTGCCACAGGAAGTAG
- a CDS encoding zf-TFIIB domain-containing protein — protein sequence MKNIWKEREKALENQYIYKQEQDKIERMQKEERERLVREMCRNRCPKCGDEIKAMTFRGVPLDRCPGCGGVWLGPNDLRILASKDHRSWFEKWFKEENETSEKVA from the coding sequence ATGAAAAACATCTGGAAGGAACGCGAAAAGGCTCTCGAAAATCAGTACATCTACAAGCAGGAACAAGACAAAATCGAGAGAATGCAGAAGGAAGAGCGCGAGCGCCTGGTACGTGAAATGTGCCGGAACCGTTGTCCCAAGTGCGGAGACGAGATTAAAGCAATGACCTTCCGTGGGGTTCCCCTGGATCGTTGTCCCGGGTGCGGCGGGGTATGGCTTGGGCCGAACGATCTCAGGATTCTCGCCTCGAAGGATCACCGTAGTTGGTTCGAAAAATGGTTCAAGGAAGAAAACGAGACATCCGAAAAGGTTGCGTAG
- the xseA gene encoding exodeoxyribonuclease VII large subunit, with translation MELFPEKRILTVSQLTSLIRGVLEENFEHVWVEGEVSNLAMPASGHLYFTLKDAGAQIRCVMFRASARALKFRPRDGMGLIVRGRITVYEQRGDYQFLVEYLEPRGVGALQLAFIQLKEKLAKEGLFAEEHKRPIPSLPQRIGVVTSATGAAIHDILNVLNRRFANVEVLIRPVKVQGEGAADEIAEAIIDFNRYGAVDVMIVGRGGGSLEDLWAFNEEKVARAVHRSRIPIISAVGHEIDFTIADFVADLRAPTPSAAAELVVKSKEELASKVEFLRHRLIQTLRRILADAGGELESLSRALRDPTVLLGHLSQRLDDIFVRLERAIAGDLKDRGRMLEALKNHLRLRNPALKVERARERVIALSDKSEIALLRHVDRYREAAAVHSARLETLSPLGTLARGYSVALKLPERVPVKTFRQLALKDRLELLFHHGRAWCRVESLDEDASCSHE, from the coding sequence GTGGAACTCTTTCCTGAAAAACGGATTTTAACCGTATCCCAACTCACCTCCCTCATCAGGGGAGTACTTGAAGAGAATTTCGAGCACGTTTGGGTGGAGGGTGAGGTTTCAAACCTTGCAATGCCTGCTTCCGGGCACCTGTATTTTACGCTCAAGGATGCCGGCGCCCAGATTCGCTGCGTTATGTTCCGTGCGTCAGCTCGAGCCCTTAAATTCCGCCCCAGGGATGGTATGGGATTGATCGTCAGGGGGCGGATTACGGTTTACGAACAGCGGGGTGACTATCAGTTTCTCGTTGAATATCTGGAGCCGCGGGGAGTCGGAGCACTCCAGCTTGCGTTCATTCAGCTAAAGGAAAAATTGGCCAAGGAGGGGCTTTTCGCCGAGGAACATAAGAGGCCGATCCCATCCCTGCCGCAGCGGATCGGAGTGGTGACCTCGGCAACCGGGGCAGCTATTCACGATATTCTCAACGTCCTGAACCGACGCTTTGCCAACGTGGAAGTTCTCATCAGACCCGTCAAAGTCCAGGGTGAAGGGGCGGCTGACGAGATTGCCGAAGCGATCATCGACTTCAACCGTTACGGTGCTGTTGATGTCATGATCGTGGGGAGGGGAGGGGGATCGCTGGAGGATCTGTGGGCCTTTAACGAGGAGAAGGTCGCTCGTGCGGTCCACCGCTCCAGAATACCAATCATATCTGCCGTGGGTCACGAAATCGATTTTACCATTGCAGACTTTGTTGCTGACCTTAGGGCACCGACTCCATCGGCAGCGGCAGAACTGGTCGTCAAGAGCAAAGAGGAGTTGGCGTCGAAAGTCGAGTTCCTCCGTCACCGGCTCATACAGACACTGCGGCGCATTCTGGCCGATGCTGGTGGTGAGTTGGAGAGCTTGAGCCGTGCCCTCCGCGACCCTACCGTGCTTTTAGGACACCTCTCCCAGCGCTTGGATGACATCTTCGTACGACTTGAACGCGCTATTGCGGGAGACCTTAAAGACCGTGGGAGGATGCTAGAAGCACTCAAGAATCATCTGAGGCTCAGAAATCCGGCCCTTAAGGTGGAGCGTGCACGGGAACGGGTTATTGCTTTGAGCGACAAAAGTGAAATAGCCCTGCTTCGTCACGTCGACCGCTACCGTGAGGCTGCGGCCGTGCATTCGGCACGGCTGGAAACGCTTTCTCCACTCGGCACCTTGGCGAGGGGGTACAGCGTAGCCCTTAAACTGCCTGAACGGGTTCCTGTCAAGACGTTCAGGCAACTCGCCCTGAAAGATAGGCTTGAACTTCTTTTTCATCACGGACGAGCCTGGTGCCGGGTGGAGTCCCTTGACGAGGATGCGTCCTGCAGCCATGAATGA
- a CDS encoding ParA family protein, with product MVAMQSYPYVITVSSEKGGVGKTTLATNLAIYLKALDENLPVSIFSFDNHFTVDRMFEIRGQRTTGTVADLLLETPGRDLIHTGQYGVGYIPSSPNLSDLKGTVKTPMMLARLLALSRIPGVVVIDTRPDLDILTQNALFAADRAIIPVKDMPSLENCRNIFALFEQRGLDRKSLSLIPCLVDERIKFDGPFSDQKTLLKAYAINRGYRCFETYISKSPKVESLNTNPDGKIYPILTHAKWTEVHGQFAQLAQTIITEFRATAEPRAFLFHQWLQSEEVRKKEAFFARLSGIKSECLLCGRPVSGKDSDRVSFYFEVSDGSAAGFFEEECFFRLLMTNVYNLDINLADDDPTLQIMRDAARESAFVFRPVTNGSGTTVDFHRFGLDGVHLLKKAYPLREFEGGMLTREKSRLFSLLSETFGNRLDASPDSFLLVHPVHQEKPEAILQEECYRGFARLRQRIAQQVLPPN from the coding sequence ATGGTCGCCATGCAGAGTTATCCATACGTCATTACCGTCTCCTCAGAAAAGGGGGGGGTCGGCAAGACCACCCTCGCAACCAATCTTGCCATCTACCTGAAAGCTCTTGATGAAAACCTGCCGGTTTCCATCTTCTCTTTCGACAACCATTTCACCGTCGACCGGATGTTTGAAATCAGGGGACAGCGCACGACCGGCACCGTGGCCGACCTCCTCCTTGAAACTCCGGGGAGAGATCTGATTCACACCGGTCAATACGGAGTCGGCTACATCCCCTCATCGCCGAATCTTTCAGACCTCAAAGGGACCGTCAAAACGCCGATGATGCTCGCGCGGCTTCTGGCTCTCTCCCGAATCCCCGGCGTAGTTGTCATCGATACCCGGCCCGATCTGGACATCCTGACACAGAATGCACTCTTTGCAGCCGACCGGGCCATTATACCTGTCAAGGACATGCCAAGCCTTGAGAACTGTCGTAACATTTTCGCCCTGTTCGAGCAGCGAGGCCTTGATCGCAAGAGCCTTTCGCTCATCCCCTGTCTCGTCGACGAGCGAATCAAGTTCGATGGCCCCTTCTCCGACCAAAAGACCCTCCTGAAGGCCTACGCCATCAACCGGGGCTATCGTTGTTTCGAAACCTACATCTCCAAGAGCCCCAAGGTGGAGAGCCTCAATACAAACCCGGACGGAAAGATCTACCCGATCCTCACCCATGCCAAGTGGACGGAAGTCCACGGCCAATTCGCCCAACTTGCCCAGACGATTATCACTGAATTCCGAGCAACCGCCGAACCCCGCGCCTTTCTCTTCCACCAGTGGCTCCAGAGTGAGGAAGTTAGGAAGAAAGAAGCCTTCTTTGCCAGACTATCGGGGATCAAGTCGGAGTGTCTTCTCTGTGGACGCCCCGTCTCCGGCAAAGATAGTGACAGGGTGTCTTTTTACTTTGAGGTCTCCGACGGCAGTGCCGCCGGTTTTTTCGAAGAAGAGTGCTTCTTCCGTCTTCTCATGACGAACGTCTACAACCTGGACATCAATCTGGCGGATGACGATCCCACCCTTCAGATCATGCGTGATGCAGCCAGGGAATCGGCGTTCGTCTTCAGGCCGGTGACCAATGGCAGCGGCACAACAGTCGATTTCCACCGTTTTGGCCTCGATGGGGTACATCTTCTGAAAAAGGCCTATCCTCTGCGGGAATTTGAGGGGGGGATGCTGACCAGGGAGAAAAGCAGGCTGTTTTCATTGCTATCTGAAACCTTTGGCAACCGCCTGGATGCCTCACCCGACTCTTTTCTGCTCGTTCACCCTGTTCACCAGGAAAAGCCGGAAGCGATCCTCCAGGAAGAATGCTACCGAGGGTTCGCACGCCTCAGACAGAGGATTGCCCAGCAGGTCCTGCCCCCCAACTGA
- a CDS encoding divergent polysaccharide deacetylase family protein, translating into MATSRNGKIKVNRKKGGRNSRPLVGFIILAVLVVAAVFLIDGLLNQKRPEKKPEPPKVVARHKLPPRESAAEKEPVVHEDYTATVVPPPTERHVRPRPAGSGNLAIIIDDMGKGMQEARSIIDIGVPVTFSIIPGLPKVRQVAQEAQRRGIEAMIHLPMEPKGYPERRLEENGLLLSQSNDEIVVRMNGYFKEVPQAVGANNHMGSAFTENKEKMAIVLRVLKEKGLFFVDSKTSAISVGESTAREMGLRTASRSVFLDNIQDVGYISKQIRQAASIARKRGSAIAICHPHPATIQALAAELPKLRDEGVTLVPASSLVH; encoded by the coding sequence GTGGCTACATCTCGAAATGGCAAAATCAAGGTAAACAGAAAAAAAGGCGGACGTAATTCTCGTCCTCTTGTTGGTTTCATTATTCTTGCAGTCCTGGTTGTTGCGGCGGTGTTCCTTATTGATGGCCTGCTTAATCAGAAGCGCCCAGAGAAAAAACCGGAACCTCCAAAAGTCGTGGCACGGCATAAGCTCCCGCCCCGGGAATCCGCGGCGGAAAAGGAACCCGTTGTCCATGAGGACTATACGGCGACAGTGGTGCCGCCACCGACTGAGCGGCATGTCCGCCCACGTCCTGCCGGTTCCGGAAATCTCGCTATCATCATTGACGACATGGGAAAGGGTATGCAAGAAGCCCGATCGATCATTGACATCGGCGTACCGGTGACGTTCTCTATTATCCCGGGGCTTCCGAAGGTGCGTCAGGTTGCCCAAGAGGCACAACGGCGCGGGATCGAGGCAATGATCCATCTTCCCATGGAGCCGAAGGGGTATCCGGAGCGCCGTCTCGAGGAGAACGGTCTTCTTCTCAGTCAGAGTAACGATGAGATTGTGGTCCGGATGAACGGTTATTTCAAGGAAGTCCCCCAGGCGGTTGGCGCCAACAATCACATGGGGTCGGCATTCACCGAAAACAAAGAGAAGATGGCGATAGTGCTGAGAGTGCTGAAGGAGAAGGGGCTGTTCTTTGTCGACAGCAAGACGTCGGCAATATCTGTGGGAGAGTCGACTGCACGAGAGATGGGCTTGAGAACCGCGTCACGATCCGTCTTTTTGGACAATATTCAGGATGTTGGATATATTTCGAAGCAGATCAGGCAGGCTGCTTCCATCGCTCGCAAAAGGGGCAGCGCCATTGCCATCTGCCACCCCCATCCCGCCACTATCCAAGCCTTAGCTGCAGAACTGCCGAAGTTGCGGGATGAGGGTGTCACCCTTGTCCCCGCGTCATCCCTGGTACACTGA
- a CDS encoding AfsR/SARP family transcriptional regulator: MNPQPSGATVDKGSVNPEQISIKTFGGLGLSYLNSPMTILWESQKARILFCYLLISYDQWLHRDKLIDMLWPGCDPVSGAKNFKTTLSRLRKSFMGPRSINPIMTLGEAIRLDFNIFSLDSSQFKGYAQTGIKMLARGDISGARRYLEAAQDEYSGEFLPEEPFDHHICAERAELERLHESVLTSLQKVYQLEGNNDAVEAISFLKAVHTNS, encoded by the coding sequence ATGAACCCACAGCCTTCAGGTGCAACGGTTGATAAAGGATCGGTCAACCCTGAGCAGATTTCCATAAAAACCTTCGGTGGACTGGGACTTTCTTATCTCAATTCCCCAATGACCATTTTATGGGAAAGCCAGAAGGCGAGGATACTCTTCTGCTATTTGCTCATTTCCTACGACCAGTGGCTCCACAGAGACAAACTCATTGACATGTTGTGGCCTGGCTGTGACCCGGTCTCCGGCGCAAAGAATTTCAAAACCACCTTGAGCAGACTCCGCAAGTCATTTATGGGCCCGCGCAGTATTAATCCCATTATGACTCTTGGTGAAGCCATCCGTCTCGATTTCAATATTTTCTCCCTTGATTCGAGCCAATTCAAAGGATACGCTCAGACCGGAATCAAGATGCTGGCTCGTGGAGACATCTCCGGGGCCAGGAGATATCTCGAAGCTGCTCAGGATGAATATTCTGGGGAGTTCCTTCCCGAAGAGCCCTTCGATCATCATATCTGCGCTGAACGAGCGGAACTTGAAAGACTTCACGAATCAGTCCTTACTTCTCTTCAAAAGGTTTACCAACTCGAGGGCAACAACGATGCCGTTGAAGCCATTTCCTTCCTCAAAGCCGTTCACACAAACAGCTGA
- a CDS encoding S41 family peptidase, whose translation MFGTRKGKKIALLAVVLFAMLAGGGFVAQKHCAAQGGNDYESIELFTDVLAIVKKSYVEEVDTKKLIYGAINGMLASLDPHSSFMPPDMYKEMKIDTKGSFGGLGIEITIKDGILTVISPIEDTPAFRAGIKAGDQILKIDDRFTKDMTIMDAVKRMRGAKGTKVILTIVREGFDKPKDFTLVRDIIQVKSVRFSSLDNGYGYIRIAQFQEKTDDDLVKALATLKEENGGSLKGLVLDLRNDPGGLLDQAVKVADHFVEQGLIVYTEGREKDSRMQFNAHKGGTEPAYPMVVLINGGSASASEIVAGALQDHKRAVVMGTQSFGKGSVQTIIPLSDDSGLRLTTARYYTPNGRSIQAKGITPDIIVERAEIQPTEKKDGHIREKDLENHFESGEKVEGEDKKTEKGKVPAAKSDDQLKGDYQVLRALDLLKGWEILKTMNRAN comes from the coding sequence ATGTTTGGAACCAGGAAGGGTAAAAAAATTGCGCTGTTGGCGGTAGTGCTCTTTGCGATGCTTGCGGGAGGAGGCTTTGTTGCCCAGAAACACTGTGCGGCACAGGGCGGAAACGATTATGAGTCCATCGAATTATTTACCGATGTCCTCGCCATCGTAAAAAAGAGTTACGTCGAAGAGGTCGATACCAAGAAACTCATCTATGGGGCCATCAACGGTATGTTGGCATCTTTAGATCCCCATAGCTCCTTTATGCCTCCTGATATGTACAAGGAAATGAAGATAGACACCAAGGGATCCTTTGGGGGACTCGGCATAGAGATAACCATCAAGGATGGTATCCTGACGGTTATCTCGCCAATTGAGGACACCCCAGCTTTCCGTGCCGGAATCAAGGCTGGCGATCAGATTTTGAAGATTGATGACCGCTTCACCAAGGACATGACCATTATGGATGCCGTAAAGCGAATGCGCGGCGCGAAGGGGACCAAGGTCATCCTGACCATCGTGCGGGAGGGATTTGACAAGCCGAAGGACTTCACCCTCGTACGTGACATCATTCAGGTTAAGAGTGTCCGTTTCTCGTCTCTCGACAATGGTTATGGTTACATCAGAATAGCCCAGTTTCAGGAGAAGACAGATGATGATTTGGTGAAGGCTCTTGCGACGCTGAAAGAGGAAAATGGCGGGTCCTTGAAGGGGCTTGTCCTTGACCTTCGCAACGATCCTGGCGGGCTTCTGGACCAGGCGGTCAAGGTTGCAGACCATTTTGTCGAGCAAGGACTTATTGTCTATACAGAAGGTCGAGAGAAGGATTCACGGATGCAGTTCAACGCCCACAAGGGAGGAACGGAACCAGCCTATCCGATGGTTGTGCTCATTAACGGTGGCAGTGCGAGTGCTTCTGAGATCGTTGCCGGTGCCTTGCAGGACCACAAGCGGGCAGTCGTTATGGGGACGCAGAGTTTTGGCAAGGGTTCGGTGCAGACAATCATTCCGCTTTCTGATGATTCGGGACTGCGTCTTACCACAGCGCGTTACTACACGCCGAACGGGCGATCGATCCAGGCAAAGGGAATAACCCCTGACATCATTGTGGAACGTGCCGAAATTCAACCAACCGAGAAAAAGGATGGCCATATCCGGGAAAAGGATCTGGAAAACCACTTCGAGTCCGGAGAGAAGGTGGAGGGGGAAGACAAGAAAACGGAGAAAGGGAAGGTTCCCGCCGCCAAGAGTGATGATCAGTTGAAAGGAGATTACCAAGTGTTGCGCGCGCTTGATCTCCTGAAAGGATGGGAAATCCTTAAGACGATGAATAGGGCTAATTAG
- a CDS encoding murein hydrolase activator EnvC family protein, with amino-acid sequence MRWLQSITALLVVLLTAAAADADVRDQLQGVKKEIKEKKQLLKKTTKVEQQVSGELQAIDRNLKQKEAQFASLARELQGVERTISKTETEINTVRNEVEQKKHEIERRLVAVYKAGEIGNVRVFYSSESFPQMVENLRYMRSVIDNDRKLFADYNKKIAELSKLKVVLENDANRKERLKIGIEQKKQEIAGEKSNKAAYLVKVRQDKQAHLASLRELQANAGRLQAMVRKLEAMSRKSYTSAARKPSAKGMSPVLPPISDKGFGAQRGRLSLPVSGKIVSGFGRHKHPEFNSYTVSNGVSIAAPSGADIKAVYEGKVIFANYFKGYGNMVIVDHGGGFFSLYAHASRIAKRVGAEVARNETIASVGDVDSPRGDMLYFEIRYQGRPVDPASWCR; translated from the coding sequence ATGAGATGGCTACAGTCCATAACCGCTTTGCTGGTGGTGCTCCTTACGGCGGCTGCAGCCGATGCCGATGTGCGTGACCAGTTGCAGGGGGTCAAGAAGGAAATCAAGGAGAAGAAGCAACTTCTGAAAAAGACCACAAAGGTGGAGCAGCAGGTGTCGGGCGAACTGCAAGCCATTGACCGGAACCTCAAACAAAAGGAAGCTCAGTTTGCGTCCCTTGCCAGGGAGCTCCAGGGCGTGGAGCGAACCATCTCCAAGACCGAGACGGAAATTAATACTGTACGGAATGAAGTTGAGCAGAAAAAGCATGAGATTGAGCGCCGACTTGTTGCCGTCTATAAAGCCGGGGAAATCGGTAATGTGAGGGTTTTTTACTCCTCTGAGTCGTTCCCCCAGATGGTAGAAAATCTGCGGTACATGAGGTCGGTCATTGATAACGACCGAAAACTCTTTGCCGACTACAACAAGAAAATTGCGGAACTTTCAAAGCTTAAGGTGGTACTCGAAAACGATGCCAACCGTAAGGAACGTCTCAAGATTGGCATCGAGCAGAAAAAGCAGGAGATCGCAGGCGAAAAAAGCAACAAGGCGGCCTATCTCGTAAAGGTGCGGCAAGACAAGCAGGCCCATCTGGCGTCCTTGCGTGAGCTCCAGGCCAACGCCGGAAGGCTTCAGGCAATGGTGCGAAAGCTTGAAGCCATGAGTAGAAAAAGCTATACTTCAGCTGCTCGGAAACCATCGGCAAAAGGGATGTCGCCGGTACTTCCTCCCATTTCGGACAAGGGTTTCGGTGCTCAGCGGGGGAGACTGTCGCTGCCTGTTAGTGGCAAAATTGTGAGCGGATTTGGACGTCATAAACATCCGGAATTCAATTCCTACACAGTAAGTAATGGTGTTTCCATAGCAGCCCCCTCTGGTGCCGATATCAAGGCTGTCTACGAAGGCAAAGTCATTTTTGCAAACTACTTTAAAGGTTACGGTAATATGGTGATTGTTGATCATGGCGGGGGATTTTTCAGCCTTTACGCCCATGCTTCGCGAATCGCCAAACGGGTGGGAGCAGAGGTGGCGAGAAACGAGACAATCGCCAGTGTCGGGGATGTCGATTCCCCGCGGGGTGATATGCTCTATTTCGAGATCCGTTATCAGGGACGTCCGGTCGATCCGGCGTCATGGTGCAGGTAG
- the ftsX gene encoding permease-like cell division protein FtsX: MSRNKPSIRPAMSSDGVGGRIRYFFARALLNIRQNVLVNVLAIGTITLALLIVSLFLLIFVNLESTADEWSGKIQVTAYFNTEPTPQELSAIMTRVKAIDGTDKVGYVSKQEAMKRFRERLKGQETLLEGVPADVLPSSIEITLKRNSREDAAMEAYVGRLKKVPGIAEVQYGEEWVRRFNTFMNFLRFVGALLGGFLLMAVLFIVSNTIKLTIYARKEEIEVMELVGATRFFIKAPFLIEGIIQGAAGAVLSLLILVAAFFGFLHSATNFVNFSSSVSGLSFLPPLYIAGILAGGVVLGFLGSLTSLKRFINNPQ, translated from the coding sequence ATGTCCCGAAATAAGCCGTCCATTCGTCCCGCCATGTCCAGTGACGGGGTAGGGGGGAGGATCCGCTACTTCTTTGCCCGGGCACTCCTCAATATTCGTCAGAACGTTCTGGTGAACGTTCTCGCCATCGGTACCATAACCCTGGCGCTTCTTATCGTTTCGCTGTTCCTCCTCATTTTCGTGAATCTGGAGTCTACGGCCGATGAGTGGAGTGGGAAGATTCAGGTGACCGCGTATTTCAATACTGAGCCAACCCCTCAGGAACTTTCTGCTATCATGACGAGGGTGAAGGCCATTGATGGGACTGATAAGGTCGGGTACGTCAGCAAACAGGAAGCCATGAAGCGTTTTCGCGAACGTCTGAAGGGCCAGGAAACTCTTCTCGAAGGGGTTCCGGCGGACGTGCTTCCTTCTTCCATCGAGATAACTCTGAAGCGTAATAGTCGTGAAGATGCCGCTATGGAGGCTTATGTTGGCAGGCTCAAAAAAGTTCCCGGCATAGCGGAGGTCCAGTATGGCGAAGAATGGGTCAGGCGCTTCAATACGTTCATGAACTTCCTTCGCTTTGTGGGAGCGCTCCTTGGAGGATTCCTCCTGATGGCAGTGCTCTTTATTGTGTCAAACACCATAAAATTGACAATCTACGCCAGAAAAGAGGAGATTGAGGTGATGGAGCTTGTGGGGGCCACCCGATTTTTCATCAAGGCTCCTTTCCTCATTGAGGGAATCATCCAGGGCGCTGCCGGAGCAGTTCTGTCACTTCTCATTCTTGTGGCTGCTTTTTTCGGTTTTCTCCACAGCGCGACGAATTTCGTCAACTTCTCCTCGTCGGTATCGGGGCTTTCGTTCCTTCCGCCATTGTATATTGCCGGAATTCTTGCCGGAGGAGTGGTCCTCGGGTTCCTTGGTAGCCTCACTTCCCTGAAACGATTCATCAATAACCCGCAATGA
- the ftsE gene encoding cell division ATP-binding protein FtsE: MIQFHNVFLSYQSDAAALNDVSLKVPKGDFVFVTGPSGAGKSTLLKLVYGALSPSRGQVLVDGQNITRLTRTQIPLLRRTIGVVFQDFKLLPNRTVLENVAITLEVLGWSKRDIGKKVYHVLKQMGIEHKINATPLRLSGGEQQRVALARALVNEPKILLADEPTGNLDDENKEQILSIFREANIKGTTVVVATHDRRVIENSHRRVIVLDRGRVAEDTDVPK, encoded by the coding sequence ATGATTCAGTTCCACAATGTTTTCCTGTCGTATCAGAGCGACGCGGCAGCTTTGAACGACGTTTCCCTCAAGGTCCCCAAAGGGGACTTTGTTTTTGTTACCGGCCCTTCCGGTGCGGGAAAATCGACCCTCCTGAAACTGGTCTACGGGGCGCTTTCCCCCTCGCGGGGGCAGGTCCTCGTTGACGGCCAGAACATCACCCGACTCACCCGGACACAGATTCCGCTTCTGCGCCGAACCATCGGCGTTGTTTTCCAAGATTTCAAGCTCCTCCCCAATCGGACGGTTCTGGAAAACGTGGCCATAACCCTTGAGGTGCTTGGCTGGAGTAAGCGTGATATCGGCAAAAAGGTCTACCATGTACTAAAACAAATGGGGATCGAGCACAAGATCAACGCCACCCCCCTAAGGCTTTCCGGAGGGGAGCAGCAACGGGTCGCCCTGGCCCGGGCGCTGGTGAATGAGCCGAAGATTCTCCTGGCAGACGAACCGACCGGCAATCTGGACGACGAGAACAAGGAACAGATTCTGTCCATATTCCGGGAAGCGAACATCAAGGGTACCACGGTGGTGGTGGCGACCCACGACCGCCGGGTGATCGAGAACAGCCATAGGCGCGTTATCGTGCTCGATAGGGGCCGCGTTGCGGAGGATACCGATGTCCCGAAATAA
- a CDS encoding type IV pilin protein has product MLTKSKGFTLVELMIVVTIIGILATIAVPSYKWSLIKAREAVLRENLYSIRSSIDQFYADQGKYPDTLQDLVDKKYIHGLPTDPFTRKTDSWETIAPPAPTGGADAGKQETGNVYDVHSGSDLVGTDGKPYKEW; this is encoded by the coding sequence ATGCTAACAAAAAGCAAAGGCTTTACGCTTGTGGAGTTGATGATTGTTGTGACCATCATCGGCATCCTGGCCACCATTGCTGTGCCGAGCTACAAGTGGAGCCTCATCAAGGCGAGAGAGGCAGTGTTGCGGGAGAACCTCTACAGCATCCGAAGCAGCATAGACCAATTTTACGCCGACCAGGGGAAGTATCCCGATACGCTTCAAGATCTTGTCGACAAGAAATATATCCACGGTTTACCGACGGATCCCTTTACCAGGAAAACTGACAGCTGGGAAACTATCGCCCCCCCGGCTCCGACTGGCGGGGCGGACGCCGGTAAACAGGAAACCGGTAATGTCTACGATGTCCATAGTGGTTCTGATCTGGTGGGAACTGACGGGAAACCGTATAAAGAATGGTAA